From a single Herbiconiux sp. SALV-R1 genomic region:
- a CDS encoding NADP-dependent oxidoreductase has protein sequence MARMWIARDFGDLDVFEEVETEVAPPGPGEVTIEVRAAGMNPADFKHVATGTDRSKLPVAVGYEVAGVIAAIGPDTEIASGGGAVGDEVLAFRISGGYSSSRTVPAKDVFAKPAGLGFPEAANLLLAGTTASEMLDVTGVRAGETVLLHGASGAVGVSVLQQAALIGARVVGTASEGSFEVVRRFGGTPVAYGEGLAERVREAAPEGIAAALDAVGTDEAIDVSLELVADRERIVSIAAMARAAQRGEGFRVIAGAMPASAVYRDRVRPHIIELAGRGDLVVPMARTFPLDEAIDALRLLKDQHPGGKLALLP, from the coding sequence ATGGCGCGCATGTGGATCGCACGGGACTTCGGAGACCTCGACGTGTTCGAGGAGGTCGAGACCGAGGTCGCCCCTCCCGGCCCCGGCGAGGTGACCATCGAGGTGCGGGCGGCAGGCATGAACCCCGCAGACTTCAAGCACGTGGCCACGGGCACCGATCGTTCGAAGCTCCCGGTGGCCGTCGGGTACGAGGTCGCCGGGGTGATCGCGGCGATCGGCCCCGACACCGAGATCGCGTCGGGCGGCGGGGCGGTGGGCGACGAGGTGCTCGCGTTCCGCATCAGCGGCGGGTACTCCTCCTCGCGCACGGTTCCCGCCAAAGACGTGTTCGCGAAGCCCGCCGGGCTCGGCTTCCCCGAGGCCGCGAACCTGCTGCTGGCCGGAACGACCGCGTCGGAGATGCTCGACGTCACCGGTGTGAGAGCCGGCGAGACCGTGCTGCTGCACGGCGCATCCGGAGCCGTCGGAGTGAGCGTGCTGCAGCAGGCGGCGCTGATCGGCGCGCGCGTGGTGGGCACGGCCTCCGAGGGCAGCTTCGAGGTGGTGCGCCGCTTCGGCGGCACGCCCGTCGCCTACGGGGAGGGTCTCGCCGAGCGGGTGCGGGAGGCCGCGCCCGAGGGCATCGCCGCGGCGCTCGACGCCGTCGGCACCGACGAGGCGATCGACGTGTCGCTCGAGCTCGTCGCCGACCGCGAGCGCATCGTGAGCATCGCCGCGATGGCCAGGGCCGCCCAGCGCGGCGAGGGCTTTCGCGTGATCGCCGGAGCGATGCCAGCGAGCGCCGTCTACCGCGACCGGGTGCGCCCGCACATCATCGAGCTGGCCGGTCGCGGCGACCTCGTCGTGCCGATGGCCCGCACCTTCCCCCTCGACGAGGCGATCGACGCGCTGCGGCTGCTGAAGGATCAGCACCCCGGGGGGAAGCTCGCGCTGCTCCCCTGA
- a CDS encoding CDP-alcohol phosphatidyltransferase family protein — MNLPNAISLGRLIVLTPLFVLVLLVGENPFGALVVLVVLGVTDWADGFIARRFDQVTDFGKKLDPVADRVSQFVVCVTLVLAGLVPVWMAVVLFLSDLLLGIVVMVRQPGIVRVRWIGRLRTVLLMVGFPLILLVASFAPQNGVLTLAALVVVGAGVVLHALANLQYVAVLARTPRGAQEV; from the coding sequence GTGAACCTCCCCAACGCCATCTCCCTCGGCCGGCTGATCGTTCTCACGCCGCTGTTCGTGCTGGTGCTGTTGGTGGGGGAGAACCCGTTCGGCGCGCTCGTCGTGCTGGTCGTGCTGGGCGTCACCGACTGGGCCGACGGCTTCATCGCGCGCCGCTTCGACCAGGTCACCGACTTCGGCAAGAAGCTCGACCCGGTCGCCGACCGGGTGAGCCAGTTCGTCGTCTGCGTGACCCTCGTGCTGGCGGGGCTCGTGCCGGTGTGGATGGCCGTCGTCCTGTTCCTGAGCGACCTGCTCCTCGGCATCGTCGTCATGGTGCGGCAACCCGGCATCGTGCGGGTGCGCTGGATCGGGAGGCTCCGCACCGTGCTCCTCATGGTCGGGTTCCCGCTCATCCTGCTGGTCGCCTCCTTCGCACCGCAGAACGGGGTGCTCACCCTCGCCGCCCTCGTGGTGGTGGGCGCGGGGGTGGTGCTGCACGCACTGGCGAACCTGCAGTACGTCGCGGTGCTGGCGCGCACGCCGCGCGGCGCGCAGGAGGTGTGA
- a CDS encoding STAS domain-containing protein has protein sequence MEFQTESIGDDIAVIRGDGRLNMVSGPLLRDAVKRAIDGGRPRIVVDLSRVAFMDSSGLGALIGSLKTARENHGDLRIVAPSTQVTMVLKLSNVETILTPHATVEEAYRD, from the coding sequence ATGGAGTTCCAGACCGAATCGATCGGTGACGACATCGCGGTCATCCGCGGCGACGGACGCCTGAACATGGTGTCGGGGCCGCTCCTGCGCGATGCCGTCAAGCGGGCCATCGACGGTGGCAGGCCGCGCATCGTCGTCGACCTCAGCCGGGTGGCGTTCATGGACTCGTCGGGGCTCGGCGCACTGATCGGATCACTCAAGACGGCGCGCGAGAACCACGGCGACCTCCGCATCGTCGCCCCGTCGACCCAGGTCACGATGGTGCTGAAGCTGTCGAACGTCGAGACCATCCTCACCCCGCACGCCACGGTCGAGGAGGCCTACCGTGACTGA
- a CDS encoding ABC transporter permease, which translates to MTSAGLPATGVPRWVVAVAVVGALFVVVPLAALVLRVDWAEFIPLVTSESSRDALWLSLRTSLSATVLCVLLGVPMAVVLARTRFWGQKVLRALVLLPLVLPPVVGGIALLYTFGRRGLLGQSFQAFGVEIAFSTTAVVLAQTFVALPFLVLSLEGALRTAGTRYEAVAATLGAAPTTVLRRITLPLVLPALVSGAVLSFARALGEFGATLTFAGSLQGVTRTLPLEVYLQRETDPDAAVALSLVLVVVAIVVVAVAHRVGETRSTALRGRS; encoded by the coding sequence GTGACCTCCGCCGGCCTCCCGGCCACGGGCGTGCCGCGCTGGGTCGTCGCGGTCGCCGTCGTCGGCGCCCTCTTCGTGGTCGTGCCTCTCGCCGCGCTGGTGCTGCGGGTCGACTGGGCGGAGTTCATCCCTCTCGTCACCTCCGAGTCGTCGCGCGACGCGCTGTGGCTGAGCCTCCGCACCTCGCTCTCGGCCACCGTGCTCTGCGTGCTGCTCGGCGTACCGATGGCGGTGGTGCTGGCGCGCACGCGCTTCTGGGGTCAGAAGGTGCTGCGCGCCCTGGTGCTGCTGCCGCTCGTGCTCCCGCCCGTGGTGGGCGGCATCGCCCTGCTCTACACCTTCGGCCGCCGCGGTCTGCTCGGTCAGAGCTTCCAGGCCTTCGGTGTCGAGATCGCCTTCTCGACCACGGCGGTGGTGCTCGCCCAGACCTTCGTGGCCCTGCCCTTCCTGGTGCTGAGCCTCGAGGGCGCGCTGCGCACGGCCGGCACCCGCTACGAGGCGGTCGCCGCCACGTTGGGCGCCGCCCCCACGACGGTGCTGCGCCGCATCACCCTTCCCCTCGTGCTCCCGGCCCTGGTGTCGGGCGCGGTGCTCTCGTTCGCGCGGGCGCTCGGCGAGTTCGGGGCGACCCTCACCTTCGCCGGCAGCCTCCAGGGCGTCACGCGAACCCTGCCGCTCGAGGTGTACCTGCAGCGCGAGACCGACCCCGACGCCGCCGTCGCCCTCTCGCTCGTGCTGGTGGTGGTGGCGATCGTCGTGGTCGCCGTCGCCCACCGGGTGGGTGAGACCCGCTCGACGGCACTGCGGGGGCGGTCGTGA
- a CDS encoding mycofactocin-coupled SDR family oxidoreductase, which produces MGKLEGKVAFITGAARGQGRSHAVRLAQEGADVIAVDICSQIDSVPYPMASPADLEETVSAVEGLDRRIVAVEADVRDIAALKAAVDRGVAELGPVDIILANAGIAPQGATIDDDQAFRDVVEVNLFGVHNTVKAGVPSMIENGRGGAIVLTSSTQGLSGAGGDGTGATSGYAASKHGVVGLMHTYANWLAQYSIRVNTVHPTGVNTPMVVNDAMQAFLAANPGMGAAMQNLLPVPMIEALDISNAIAWLVSDEARYVTGAALPVDAGFLAR; this is translated from the coding sequence ATGGGAAAGCTCGAGGGCAAGGTCGCCTTCATCACCGGTGCCGCCCGAGGTCAGGGCCGCAGTCACGCCGTGCGGCTGGCGCAGGAGGGCGCCGACGTCATCGCCGTCGACATCTGCTCGCAGATCGACTCCGTGCCCTATCCGATGGCGTCACCCGCCGACCTGGAGGAGACCGTCTCCGCCGTCGAGGGTCTCGACCGCCGCATCGTCGCCGTCGAGGCCGACGTGCGTGACATCGCGGCGCTGAAGGCCGCCGTCGACCGCGGTGTCGCCGAGCTCGGGCCCGTCGACATCATCCTCGCCAATGCCGGCATCGCCCCGCAGGGCGCGACCATCGACGACGACCAGGCCTTCCGCGACGTGGTCGAGGTGAACCTTTTCGGCGTGCACAACACGGTGAAGGCCGGTGTTCCGTCGATGATCGAGAACGGGCGCGGCGGCGCCATCGTGCTCACCAGCTCGACCCAGGGGCTCTCCGGCGCCGGCGGCGACGGCACCGGAGCCACCTCGGGGTACGCGGCGTCGAAGCACGGTGTGGTGGGGCTCATGCACACGTACGCCAACTGGCTGGCGCAGTACAGCATCCGGGTCAACACCGTCCACCCCACGGGCGTGAACACGCCGATGGTGGTGAACGACGCCATGCAGGCGTTCCTCGCCGCCAACCCCGGCATGGGGGCGGCCATGCAGAACCTGCTGCCGGTGCCGATGATCGAGGCGCTCGACATCTCGAACGCCATCGCCTGGCTGGTGAGCGACGAGGCGCGCTACGTGACGGGGGCCGCCCTCCCGGTCGACGCGGGGTTCCTCGCGCGCTGA
- a CDS encoding PLD nuclease N-terminal domain-containing protein: MSRRRIPVPARSTRGWGAAVAVTAATVLAVVAVLGAASGRTARVPFDWLGVRQTDARPGSSGQDGSMFSNLSGGHLLIILAIVAVMVLFVVALVSIARADRATGVERALWILIVLLFPLLGPILWFAVGRPRAGTWSGSGA, from the coding sequence ATGAGTCGCCGCCGCATCCCCGTTCCCGCCCGATCGACCCGGGGGTGGGGCGCCGCAGTCGCGGTCACGGCGGCCACCGTGCTCGCCGTCGTCGCGGTGCTCGGGGCCGCCTCTGGGCGCACCGCGCGCGTGCCGTTCGACTGGCTGGGGGTGCGGCAGACGGATGCGCGGCCCGGGTCGAGCGGGCAGGATGGGAGCATGTTCTCGAACCTGTCGGGCGGACACCTGCTCATCATCCTGGCCATCGTCGCGGTGATGGTGCTGTTCGTGGTGGCCCTCGTGAGCATCGCGCGCGCCGACCGGGCGACCGGCGTGGAGCGCGCCCTGTGGATTCTGATCGTGCTGCTGTTCCCGCTGCTCGGGCCGATCCTGTGGTTCGCGGTGGGGCGGCCGCGGGCCGGCACCTGGAGCGGCAGCGGGGCCTGA
- a CDS encoding LPXTG cell wall anchor domain-containing protein has protein sequence MELAQTGAAILPVVVIAIIVVVLGAALIVVRARRRGAADATDEASDRASGGSRPGAGPSDGGDGDRV, from the coding sequence ATGGAGCTTGCGCAGACCGGAGCGGCGATCCTGCCGGTCGTCGTCATCGCGATCATCGTCGTGGTGCTGGGGGCCGCGCTCATCGTCGTGAGGGCGCGCCGCCGCGGTGCCGCCGACGCGACCGACGAGGCGAGCGACCGTGCGAGCGGCGGGTCCCGGCCGGGCGCCGGCCCCTCCGATGGCGGAGACGGCGACCGAGTCTAG
- a CDS encoding PP2C family protein-serine/threonine phosphatase, whose product MGAARDDERYEKLRVEAVERLGLIDTPSEERFDRITRIAREMFAVPVAEINFIDDRQQFTKSPQFEGHGASIERSNSFCEVTIQRPELMVVPDATKDPRFAHRKPVWDERHIRFYAGRPLSLGDDMRVGTLCLVDTTPREFDAEQQRLLDEMGAWVERELQETADRDRAAEVQQRLLPRDQPSWPDYDLAGVCLPAKNVGGDFYSWHGSETGIEFTLADVMGKGTAGAIMAAAVRTAFQARTGDDVVTAIERVNTQLADDLDQIGGFATLVHGTIDIPTGRLDYADAGHGLTLLVRADGSYERLEATGLPIGIVADGLWTRGEAVLGPGDRLITFTDGLLDLFDGTLDCLPEVARLVCEADGPQDAVARVARLTASSSSVGDDVTVVVVGRR is encoded by the coding sequence ATGGGTGCTGCACGCGATGACGAACGGTACGAGAAGCTCCGGGTGGAGGCCGTCGAGCGTCTCGGGCTGATCGACACGCCCTCGGAGGAGCGCTTCGACCGCATCACGCGCATCGCGCGCGAGATGTTCGCGGTACCGGTCGCCGAGATCAACTTCATCGACGACCGCCAACAGTTCACGAAGTCGCCCCAGTTCGAGGGGCACGGCGCCAGCATCGAGCGCTCGAACTCGTTCTGCGAGGTCACCATCCAGCGGCCGGAGCTGATGGTGGTTCCGGATGCGACGAAAGACCCGCGGTTCGCGCACCGGAAGCCGGTGTGGGACGAGCGGCACATCCGCTTCTACGCCGGCCGCCCGCTGAGCCTCGGCGACGACATGCGCGTCGGTACGCTCTGCCTCGTCGACACCACCCCGCGCGAGTTCGACGCCGAGCAGCAGCGCCTGCTCGACGAGATGGGCGCCTGGGTGGAGCGCGAGCTGCAGGAGACCGCCGACCGCGACCGTGCCGCCGAGGTGCAGCAGCGCCTGCTGCCGCGCGACCAGCCGAGCTGGCCCGACTACGATCTCGCCGGCGTCTGCCTCCCCGCCAAGAACGTGGGCGGCGACTTCTACAGCTGGCACGGCTCCGAGACCGGCATCGAGTTCACCCTCGCCGACGTGATGGGCAAGGGCACCGCGGGAGCGATCATGGCAGCGGCCGTGCGCACGGCGTTCCAAGCGCGCACCGGAGACGATGTCGTCACGGCGATCGAGCGGGTGAACACGCAGCTCGCCGACGATCTCGACCAGATCGGCGGCTTCGCGACGCTGGTGCACGGCACGATCGACATTCCCACCGGGCGCCTCGACTACGCCGATGCCGGTCACGGGCTGACGCTCCTCGTGCGCGCCGACGGGAGCTACGAGCGGCTCGAGGCGACGGGCCTTCCCATCGGGATCGTCGCCGACGGTCTGTGGACCCGCGGTGAGGCGGTGCTCGGGCCCGGCGACAGGCTCATCACCTTCACCGACGGGCTGCTCGACCTGTTCGACGGCACCCTCGACTGCCTGCCCGAGGTCGCGCGGCTGGTGTGCGAGGCCGACGGGCCGCAAGACGCGGTGGCCAGGGTGGCCCGCCTCACCGCGTCGTCGAGCTCGGTGGGCGACGATGTGACGGTGGTGGTGGTCGGTCGCCGCTGA
- a CDS encoding molybdopterin-binding protein produces MTQIRIKDAAAFLGVSDDTVRRWIDSGLLEARPDDAGRRTVDGLALAQLAGRNAVLPADPSEVRRSARNRFVGLVTSITADTVMAQVELQCGPHRVVSLMSSEAVRDLGLEPGSVAIAVVKATTVIIETPKGDA; encoded by the coding sequence GTGACGCAGATACGGATCAAGGACGCCGCAGCGTTCCTCGGGGTGAGCGACGACACCGTGCGGCGCTGGATCGACTCGGGGCTTCTCGAAGCGCGACCCGACGACGCCGGCAGGCGCACCGTCGACGGCCTGGCCCTCGCACAGCTGGCCGGCCGGAACGCCGTCCTCCCCGCCGACCCGAGCGAGGTGCGGCGGAGCGCCCGCAACCGCTTCGTCGGACTGGTGACGTCCATCACCGCCGACACCGTCATGGCCCAGGTCGAGCTGCAGTGCGGCCCGCACCGCGTCGTCTCCCTCATGTCGAGCGAGGCGGTGCGCGACCTCGGCCTCGAGCCCGGCTCGGTCGCCATCGCCGTCGTGAAGGCGACGACCGTCATCATCGAGACCCCGAAGGGCGACGCATGA
- a CDS encoding sulfate/molybdate ABC transporter ATP-binding protein — MSLRFSARLAERGFDVDLELAAGETVAVLGPNGAGKSTLLALLAGLLRPDAGRAELDGTVLFDVSPGSRRSAWLAPHRRSVALLSQEPLLFPHLSVLENVAFGPRTTTDRATAASRARHWLAEVDASALADRRPTQLSGGQAQRVAVGRALAAEPRLLLLDEPMAALDVAVAPALRRMLRRVLADRTAVIVTHDILDAFLLADRVVVMHEGHVVDHGPTRAVLERPTTAFTAGLAAVNLLTGVGATTSTTGDAAARVRLQTGIELSARAVADIAAGRPAGVAVRPGKVSIAAVDDTRMLATANQLPATVVDVEPRGDLVRVRTELLSADLAPGDAAALDLDAGTRILCSFEAADAVAYPL; from the coding sequence GTGAGCCTGCGCTTCTCGGCGCGGCTCGCGGAGCGCGGCTTCGACGTCGACCTCGAACTGGCCGCGGGCGAGACGGTCGCCGTGCTGGGGCCGAACGGCGCGGGCAAGTCGACCCTGCTCGCGCTGCTCGCCGGCTTGCTCCGACCCGATGCCGGCCGGGCCGAGCTCGACGGCACCGTGCTCTTCGACGTGTCGCCCGGCTCCAGGCGGAGCGCCTGGCTCGCCCCGCACCGTCGCTCGGTGGCCCTGCTCTCGCAGGAGCCGCTGCTCTTCCCCCACCTCTCCGTGCTCGAGAACGTCGCCTTCGGGCCGCGCACCACCACCGATCGGGCGACCGCAGCATCCCGCGCCCGGCACTGGCTCGCCGAGGTCGACGCCTCCGCCCTCGCCGATCGCCGGCCCACGCAGCTCTCGGGTGGTCAGGCGCAGCGCGTCGCCGTGGGGAGGGCCCTCGCCGCCGAACCCCGGCTGCTGCTGCTCGACGAACCCATGGCGGCACTCGACGTCGCGGTGGCGCCGGCCCTCCGACGGATGCTCCGCCGCGTGCTCGCCGACCGCACCGCGGTCATCGTCACCCACGACATCCTCGACGCGTTCCTCCTCGCCGACCGCGTGGTGGTGATGCACGAGGGGCACGTCGTCGACCACGGCCCCACCCGCGCCGTGCTCGAGCGCCCGACCACCGCCTTCACCGCGGGGCTCGCCGCCGTGAACCTCCTCACCGGTGTCGGCGCGACGACGAGCACGACGGGGGACGCTGCGGCGAGGGTGCGCCTGCAGACCGGCATCGAACTCTCGGCCCGGGCCGTCGCCGACATCGCGGCCGGCCGGCCCGCGGGGGTGGCCGTGCGACCCGGCAAGGTCTCGATCGCCGCGGTCGACGACACCCGGATGCTCGCGACGGCCAACCAGCTCCCTGCGACGGTGGTCGACGTCGAGCCGCGCGGCGACCTCGTGCGGGTGCGCACCGAGCTGCTCTCCGCCGACCTGGCCCCGGGCGACGCCGCCGCACTCGACCTCGACGCCGGCACGCGCATCCTGTGCTCCTTCGAGGCCGCCGACGCCGTCGCCTACCCGCTCTGA
- a CDS encoding ATP-binding protein, which produces MTEERRNLVFSSPPDDVDAVHEFLESVWEANPHVGELDRMAFETALIELASNVIQHAAGEGGVTCVLTVLADESGLSASLADTADAGGIVLMNREMPSELAESGRGIALIQALVDDLRYERVDERNVWTITRAHEAG; this is translated from the coding sequence GTGACTGAGGAACGGCGGAACCTCGTGTTCAGCTCGCCGCCCGACGATGTCGACGCCGTTCACGAGTTCCTCGAGTCGGTGTGGGAGGCGAACCCGCACGTCGGCGAGCTCGACCGCATGGCCTTCGAGACGGCGCTCATCGAACTCGCCTCGAACGTCATCCAGCACGCCGCGGGCGAGGGCGGGGTCACCTGCGTGCTCACCGTCTTGGCCGACGAGAGCGGCCTGTCGGCGAGCCTCGCCGACACCGCCGACGCCGGAGGCATCGTGCTGATGAACCGCGAGATGCCGAGCGAGCTCGCCGAGTCGGGCCGCGGCATCGCCCTCATCCAGGCGCTCGTCGACGACCTGCGCTACGAGCGGGTCGACGAGCGGAACGTCTGGACGATCACCCGCGCCCACGAGGCTGGCTGA
- a CDS encoding GNAT family N-acetyltransferase: MTPRTAAEPELRTFPAAVDAEGHADAATREWIKAEAQGFHEPRLTDAVVDRRARHLVADAQRLTGVYQDSGSPAGYGPEVPVATFASLDGELSTGGGEPVRANLISAVTVRPTHRRRGLLRRMMVADLERAVADGHMLAALTVSEATIYRRFGFGVATAVNAVTVTTDSRFRLTTSPAGRCELVDAGALKELGPAVFARFHAGRPGSIGRLSRHWSVTSGLEGDDRDDAPEVRAAVHLDDTDTIDGYVSYRFKGWDTTPHTIEIVDLVAATDEAYLGLWEFLGSLDLVERVTWEAAPADDPLRWALADWRVVKATGVDDWLWVRVLDAARAFEARAYVPDASGEVTIDVTDALGHADGRLTLRVEGGTGTAEFTPRGTGPAGVDAAAPGDGAGADLALDVADLGSLYLGGVDPRVLTAAGRLRELTPGAAQRARTLLAPLAPVWGTTHF, from the coding sequence ATGACTCCCCGTACCGCCGCCGAGCCGGAACTCCGCACCTTCCCCGCCGCCGTCGACGCCGAGGGACACGCCGACGCGGCGACCCGGGAGTGGATCAAGGCCGAGGCGCAGGGCTTCCACGAGCCCCGTCTCACCGACGCCGTGGTCGACCGCCGGGCCCGCCATCTGGTGGCAGACGCACAGCGTCTCACCGGCGTCTACCAGGACTCCGGCTCCCCCGCCGGGTACGGTCCCGAGGTGCCCGTGGCGACCTTCGCGAGCCTCGACGGCGAGCTCTCCACCGGGGGCGGCGAGCCGGTGCGGGCGAACCTCATCTCGGCGGTGACCGTGCGCCCCACGCACCGCCGCCGTGGCCTGCTGCGCCGCATGATGGTGGCCGACCTCGAGCGCGCCGTCGCCGACGGGCACATGCTCGCCGCGCTCACGGTGTCGGAGGCGACCATCTACCGCCGCTTCGGCTTCGGCGTGGCGACCGCGGTGAACGCCGTCACCGTCACCACCGACTCGCGCTTCCGGCTCACCACGTCTCCGGCGGGCCGCTGCGAGCTGGTCGACGCCGGCGCGCTGAAGGAGCTCGGCCCGGCGGTGTTCGCCCGCTTCCACGCCGGCCGCCCCGGTTCGATCGGCCGCCTGTCGCGCCACTGGAGCGTCACCTCCGGCCTCGAGGGCGACGACCGCGACGACGCCCCCGAGGTGCGCGCCGCCGTGCACCTCGACGACACCGACACGATCGACGGGTACGTCTCCTACCGCTTCAAGGGCTGGGACACGACGCCGCACACCATCGAGATCGTCGACCTGGTGGCCGCCACTGACGAGGCCTACCTCGGCCTCTGGGAGTTCCTCGGCTCCCTCGACCTCGTGGAGCGCGTGACCTGGGAGGCCGCGCCCGCCGACGACCCGCTGCGCTGGGCGCTCGCCGACTGGCGCGTCGTCAAGGCCACCGGCGTCGACGACTGGCTGTGGGTGCGCGTGCTCGACGCGGCGCGCGCCTTCGAGGCCCGCGCCTACGTTCCCGACGCCTCAGGCGAGGTGACCATCGATGTGACGGATGCGCTCGGCCACGCCGACGGACGGCTCACGCTCCGCGTCGAGGGCGGAACCGGCACGGCGGAGTTCACCCCGCGAGGCACCGGCCCCGCCGGAGTAGACGCGGCGGCCCCGGGTGACGGTGCCGGCGCCGACCTCGCGCTCGACGTCGCCGACCTCGGCTCGCTCTACCTCGGCGGCGTCGACCCGCGCGTGCTCACCGCGGCGGGCCGACTCCGCGAGCTCACCCCGGGTGCCGCGCAGCGCGCCCGCACCCTGCTCGCCCCGCTCGCACCGGTCTGGGGCACCACGCACTTCTGA
- the modA gene encoding molybdate ABC transporter substrate-binding protein: MNRTATTVRIALGLAGASVALALAGCAGGQTATETPASTSSPAAGSTLSGSITVFAAASLKGTFTELAQDFEAEHPGTTVELTFAGSSDLVTQITEGAPADVFASADEKNMTKLTDAGLIAADAPVDFATNVLTIAVPPGDPAGVTGFADLADPALKVVVCAPQVPCGAATATVEEATGVTLAPVSEESSVTDVLGKVTSGEADAGLVYVTDVIAAGDAVEGVAFPEASEAVNTYPIATVGDSAEQELADAFVAFVTGDTGRAVLEAAGFGAP, encoded by the coding sequence ATGAACCGTACCGCGACCACCGTGAGGATCGCCCTGGGGCTGGCTGGAGCATCCGTCGCCCTCGCCCTGGCCGGCTGCGCGGGCGGCCAGACCGCGACCGAGACTCCCGCGTCGACGAGCTCGCCCGCCGCGGGGTCGACGCTGTCGGGCTCGATCACGGTGTTCGCCGCGGCCTCGCTCAAGGGCACCTTCACCGAGCTGGCGCAGGATTTCGAGGCGGAGCATCCGGGCACCACCGTGGAGCTGACCTTCGCCGGGTCGAGCGACCTGGTCACCCAGATCACCGAGGGCGCTCCGGCCGACGTGTTCGCCTCGGCCGACGAGAAGAACATGACCAAGCTCACCGACGCGGGACTCATCGCCGCCGACGCCCCCGTCGACTTCGCCACCAACGTGCTCACCATCGCCGTGCCGCCGGGCGACCCCGCCGGGGTGACCGGGTTCGCCGATCTCGCCGACCCCGCGCTGAAGGTCGTCGTGTGCGCCCCGCAGGTTCCGTGCGGAGCGGCGACCGCGACGGTCGAGGAGGCGACGGGCGTGACCCTCGCCCCGGTCTCGGAGGAGTCGTCGGTGACCGACGTGCTCGGCAAGGTGACCTCGGGCGAGGCCGACGCCGGCCTCGTCTACGTCACCGACGTGATCGCCGCGGGCGACGCCGTCGAGGGCGTGGCCTTCCCCGAGGCGAGCGAGGCGGTGAACACCTACCCCATCGCGACGGTCGGCGACTCGGCCGAGCAGGAGCTCGCCGACGCCTTCGTCGCCTTCGTCACCGGCGACACCGGCCGCGCCGTGCTCGAGGCGGCCGGTTTCGGCGCCCCGTGA
- a CDS encoding phospholipase yields MHDQHDARPEARPETPADSGTNPFGAGTTPASTGTPSDAGTPAATGTPREILAGYTGLLPVITDTGTIITLPTAAEPPRLATRRELRRHRRSRSRAVVAPIAGIAAAGLLVTLAGFAHPSIANAATPSGVIASTPAAVTAAVVEAQPDAIFARTADRADARAAVTLAEANTVLQAAKGKVDTQALVTSVAALANYRYLDTTTVQSLTNTATTATSTAKAEVAAVDKAAADAAAAEAAAAAAAAQAEAERLAAANTPDGARAVAADMAAEQYGWGADQFQCLDSLWTKESGWNYQAENASSGAYGIPQSLPGSKMATIADDWATNAVTQISWGLNYIARGYGTPCSAWSHSQSVNWY; encoded by the coding sequence ATGCACGATCAGCACGACGCACGACCCGAAGCACGACCCGAGACCCCCGCCGACTCCGGCACCAACCCTTTTGGCGCCGGCACCACCCCCGCCAGCACCGGCACCCCCTCCGACGCCGGCACCCCCGCCGCCACCGGCACCCCTCGCGAGATCCTCGCCGGCTACACCGGCCTGCTGCCCGTCATCACCGACACCGGCACCATCATCACCCTCCCCACCGCGGCCGAGCCGCCTCGCCTCGCCACCCGCCGCGAGCTCCGCAGGCACCGCCGCTCGCGCTCCCGCGCCGTCGTCGCGCCGATCGCAGGCATCGCCGCCGCAGGCCTGCTGGTCACGCTCGCCGGTTTCGCGCATCCGTCGATCGCCAACGCGGCGACCCCCTCGGGTGTCATCGCATCGACCCCTGCCGCTGTCACCGCTGCGGTGGTGGAGGCACAGCCCGACGCGATCTTCGCCCGCACCGCCGACCGCGCAGACGCGCGCGCGGCGGTCACCCTCGCCGAGGCGAACACGGTGCTGCAGGCGGCCAAGGGCAAGGTCGACACCCAGGCACTGGTGACGAGCGTCGCGGCGCTGGCGAACTACCGCTACCTCGACACCACCACGGTGCAGAGCCTCACCAACACGGCCACCACCGCGACGAGCACCGCCAAGGCCGAGGTGGCCGCCGTCGACAAGGCTGCAGCCGACGCCGCAGCCGCGGAGGCCGCCGCCGCAGCCGCCGCAGCCCAGGCGGAGGCCGAGCGCCTGGCCGCGGCCAACACCCCCGACGGAGCCCGCGCCGTGGCCGCCGACATGGCCGCCGAGCAGTACGGCTGGGGCGCCGACCAGTTCCAGTGCCTCGACTCGCTCTGGACCAAGGAGTCGGGCTGGAACTACCAGGCCGAGAACGCCTCGAGCGGGGCCTACGGCATTCCGCAGTCGCTGCCCGGCAGCAAGATGGCGACGATCGCCGACGACTGGGCCACCAACGCCGTCACGCAGATCTCGTGGGGCCTCAACTACATCGCCCGCGGGTACGGCACGCCGTGCTCGGCCTGGTCGCACTCGCAGTCGGTCAACTGGTACTGA